CGGCGCAGCTCCATCACAACGGTGGAGTAGTTTGCCCGGTCGGTGATGATGAGCAGCGGCCACAGATACTGGTTCCACGCATAGACGAACATGATGGTGGCAAGGGCCGCGATGTTGGTGCGCGACAGGGGCAACAGTATCTCGACAAAGAAGCGGAATGGACCCGAGCCGTCCATCTTGGCCGCTTCCACCAGTTCGTCGGGAATGGTGAGGAAGAACTGGCGGTAGAGAAACGTGCCGGTCGCCGTTGCTACCAGCGGCAGGATCAGGCCCGTATAGGAGTTCAGCATGTTCCATTCGAGCGAGAGCTCGACGCCTGAGATCTGGGCGATAAGCCAGCTTATGCCGGTGGCGTCGAGGATGGTCTGGAACGGGTAGAGCGCGTTGGCGGCCACCGAATAGGTGGGCACGATGCGCACTTCCAGCGGCAGCATCAGGGTGATGAAGATCACCCAGAAAAACACCATGCGCAGGCGGTAGTTGAAGAACACGATGGAGAAGGCGCTGATGGCCGAAATGATCACCTTTCCGATCACGACGGCGATGGCGACGATCATCGAATTCATGAACTTCACGCCGAATTCGGCGCGGGTCCATGCGGCGGTGAGGTTGTTCCACAACTCGCCGCCCGGCAGGTAGTGCACATTGGGCGAGTTGACCTCGGCCACCGTCAGCGTGGCGGCGACGAATGCGAGCCAGATTGGAATGATCAAAAGCAGGGCGCCGGCGATGAGGATCACATGCGTGACGATGTTGAGGAGGGGGGTGCGTTCGATCATGACTTGCTCCTCACGTGTAGTGCACGCGGCGTTCGATGAAGCGGAACTGGAAGAAGGTCATGAGGATGACGAGTCCCATGAGAACCAGTGATTGCGCAGCGGCACCGGAA
The DNA window shown above is from Nitratireductor sp. GISD-1A_MAKvit and carries:
- a CDS encoding ABC transporter permease subunit — its product is MIERTPLLNIVTHVILIAGALLLIIPIWLAFVAATLTVAEVNSPNVHYLPGGELWNNLTAAWTRAEFGVKFMNSMIVAIAVVIGKVIISAISAFSIVFFNYRLRMVFFWVIFITLMLPLEVRIVPTYSVAANALYPFQTILDATGISWLIAQISGVELSLEWNMLNSYTGLILPLVATATGTFLYRQFFLTIPDELVEAAKMDGSGPFRFFVEILLPLSRTNIAALATIMFVYAWNQYLWPLLIITDRANYSTVVMELRRLIPGPDAIADWNVAMAGTLIVMLPPLLVVVLMQRWFVRGLISTEK